One Streptomyces sp. NBC_00554 DNA segment encodes these proteins:
- a CDS encoding ATP-binding protein, with amino-acid sequence MSVGTSGAQKAPRARDVRGTPASRRGDAAELGADREAEPGAELAAGPGSGLGIDPDDLPDGLVVADERGRVICFNAAAARIAAVSAADALGRPLEWALPLEDLEGRRWWQLTDPYGGLAIRVGQPERNLLLPGGREVLVSARYVRTHPTGPIRRVVVSLRDTEARRRTERSHAELIATVAHELRSPLTSVKGFTATLLAKWERFTDDQKKLMLETVDADADRVTRLIAELLDISRIDSGRLEVRRQPVDMGAAVGRHIQAYVASGQSADRFLVRIEHPLPALWADPDKVDQVLSNLIENAVRHGEGTVTIEVTPSASPREREDREDAANAATSVTVSDEGTGIPEESMNRVFTRFWRGSKRGGTGLGLYIVKGIVEAHGGTITVGRAPGGGAEFRFTLPVGTPAYLL; translated from the coding sequence ATGAGTGTCGGCACGAGCGGTGCGCAGAAAGCGCCGCGAGCACGGGACGTGCGCGGTACGCCCGCGTCCCGGCGCGGTGACGCCGCCGAACTCGGAGCCGACCGGGAAGCCGAACCGGGAGCCGAACTGGCAGCAGGCCCCGGATCCGGTCTCGGCATCGACCCCGACGACCTCCCCGACGGACTGGTCGTGGCCGACGAGCGCGGCCGCGTGATCTGCTTCAACGCCGCCGCCGCCCGCATCGCGGCCGTGTCCGCCGCCGACGCCCTCGGACGCCCGCTCGAATGGGCCCTCCCGTTGGAGGACCTGGAGGGCCGCAGGTGGTGGCAGCTGACCGACCCGTACGGCGGTCTCGCCATCCGTGTCGGACAGCCCGAGCGGAATCTGCTGCTTCCCGGCGGGCGCGAGGTGCTCGTCTCCGCGAGGTACGTGCGCACGCACCCCACCGGGCCCATCCGCCGTGTCGTCGTCTCCCTGCGGGACACCGAGGCCCGTCGCCGCACCGAGCGCAGCCACGCCGAGCTGATCGCCACCGTCGCCCATGAACTGCGCTCGCCGCTCACCTCCGTCAAGGGCTTCACGGCCACCCTGCTGGCCAAGTGGGAACGCTTCACCGACGACCAGAAGAAACTCATGCTGGAGACCGTCGACGCCGACGCCGACCGGGTCACCCGGCTCATCGCCGAGCTCCTCGACATCTCACGGATCGACTCCGGCCGGCTCGAAGTGCGCCGCCAGCCCGTCGACATGGGCGCCGCCGTCGGCCGCCACATCCAGGCCTACGTCGCCTCCGGCCAGTCGGCCGACCGCTTCCTGGTGCGCATCGAGCATCCGCTGCCCGCCCTGTGGGCCGACCCCGACAAGGTCGACCAGGTGCTCAGCAACCTGATCGAAAATGCGGTGCGCCACGGCGAGGGAACCGTCACCATCGAGGTCACGCCCTCGGCGTCCCCGCGAGAGCGGGAGGACCGGGAAGACGCGGCGAACGCCGCGACGTCGGTCACCGTGAGCGACGAGGGCACCGGCATCCCGGAGGAGTCCATGAACCGCGTCTTCACCCGCTTCTGGCGGGGCAGCAAGCGCGGCGGGACGGGCCTCGGGCTCTACATCGTCAAGGGCATCGTCGAGGCCCACGGCGGCACCATCACGGTCGGCCGCGCCCCCGGCGGCGGCGCCGAGTTCCGATTTACGTTGCCCGTGGGCACCCCGGCGTATCTGCTCTGA
- the pheS gene encoding phenylalanine--tRNA ligase subunit alpha, which produces MSAPNKSYDPVEVEALKPEEIERMRDEALAAFAAAGDLDALQEAKVAHTGGTSPLALANREIGALPPHAKAAAGKLVGQARGAVNKALATRQAELEADRDARVLVEEAVDVTLPYDRVPAGARHPLTTLSERIEDVFVAMGYEVAEGPEVEAEWFNFDALNIGPDHPARGMQDTFFVQGPKGHEEESNIVLRTHTSPVQIRSMLDREPPVYVICPGRVYRSDELDATHTPVFMQVELLAIDEGLTMADLKGTLDHMVQALFGPDMKTRLRPNFFPFTEPSAEMDMVCYVCRGESVGNPDRPCRTCSSEGWIELGGCGMVNPRVLVAAGVDPEKYSGFAFGFGIERMLMFRHNVDDMRDMVEGDVRFTRPFGMEI; this is translated from the coding sequence ATGTCGGCACCGAATAAGTCGTACGACCCAGTAGAGGTCGAGGCCTTGAAACCGGAAGAGATCGAGCGCATGCGGGACGAGGCGCTCGCCGCCTTCGCGGCCGCCGGTGACCTCGACGCGCTCCAGGAGGCCAAGGTCGCCCACACCGGCGGCACCTCCCCGCTGGCCCTCGCCAACCGCGAGATCGGCGCCCTGCCCCCGCACGCCAAGGCCGCCGCCGGCAAGCTCGTCGGCCAGGCCCGCGGCGCGGTGAACAAGGCCCTCGCCACCCGCCAGGCCGAGCTGGAGGCCGATCGCGACGCCCGTGTGCTGGTCGAGGAGGCGGTGGACGTCACACTGCCGTACGACCGCGTACCGGCCGGCGCCCGGCACCCGCTGACCACGCTTTCGGAGCGCATCGAGGACGTCTTCGTGGCCATGGGCTACGAGGTCGCCGAGGGCCCCGAGGTCGAGGCCGAGTGGTTCAACTTCGACGCCCTGAACATCGGCCCGGACCACCCGGCGCGCGGTATGCAGGACACCTTCTTCGTGCAGGGCCCCAAGGGCCACGAAGAGGAGTCGAACATCGTCCTGCGGACCCACACCTCGCCGGTGCAGATCCGCTCGATGCTCGACCGCGAGCCGCCCGTCTACGTGATCTGCCCGGGCCGCGTCTACCGCTCCGACGAGCTGGACGCCACGCACACCCCCGTCTTCATGCAGGTCGAGCTGCTCGCCATCGACGAGGGCCTGACCATGGCCGACCTCAAGGGCACCCTCGACCACATGGTCCAGGCGCTCTTCGGCCCGGACATGAAGACCCGGCTGCGCCCGAACTTCTTCCCGTTCACCGAGCCGTCCGCCGAGATGGACATGGTGTGCTACGTCTGCCGCGGCGAGTCCGTCGGCAACCCCGACCGGCCCTGCCGCACCTGCTCCTCCGAGGGCTGGATCGAGCTCGGCGGCTGCGGGATGGTCAACCCCCGCGTGCTGGTCGCCGCGGGCGTCGACCCCGAGAAGTACAGCGGATTCGCCTTCGGGTTCGGCATCGAGCGGATGCTGATGTTCCGCCACAACGTCGATGACATGCGAGACATGGTCGAGGGTGACGTCCGGTTCACCCGGCCGTTCGGGATGGAGATCTGA
- the pheT gene encoding phenylalanine--tRNA ligase subunit beta: MRVPLSWLREYVDLPATETGRDVQAKLISAGLEVETVEQLGAGLKGPLVVGQVLTIEELEGFKKPIRFCTVDVGQANGTGEPQEIVCGARNFAVGDKVVVVLPGAVLPGDFAIAARKTYGKTSHGMICSGEELGMGDDGSHGIIVLPPEHEVGTDAIELLELVDEVLDIAVTANRGDCLSMRGIAREMAIAYGLPLRDPALLDVPAPNAFGYPVQVSEPTGCDRFTARTVTGLSNEARSPIWLQRRLQKAGMRPISLAVDVTNYVMLEVGQPLHAYDRSLIQGTIGVRRAEQGEKLTTLDGAKRVLDAEDLVITDDRGPIGLAGVMGGANTEIADHDDAERATNDVVIEAAHFDPVSIARTARRHKLGSEASKRFERGVDPEAASAAAQRTVDLLVLLAGGTADAGVTEVIAPSAPHTITTPANHPDKVAGVDYGRETVVRRLQQVGCDVYGQDELIVTVPSWRPDLAAPNDLAEEVIRLEGYENLPSTLPRPPAGRGLTERQRLHRRVGRALAGAGYVEALSYPFVSEGVFDQLGLAADDPNRRVVKLVNPLSDEEPALRTSLLPGLLAALRRNDGRGSHDLALFETGLVFHPREEQRVAVRLPVDRRPTDEEIAALTAVLPVQPRHVGVVLAGAREQAGWWGKGRPADWADAVQAARTVAGEAGVELIVRQGQYGPWHPGRCAELAVLIDGEEQIVGHAGELHPRVLKALNLPARTSAMELNLDRLEQAGTGALQAPRISGFPVATQDVALVVDESVHHADVEAALREGAGQLLESIRLFDVYENSEQLGEGKKSLAYALRFRAADRTLTVDEASEARDAAVALAGERTGAVLRS, from the coding sequence ATGCGGGTCCCGCTTTCTTGGCTGCGGGAGTACGTCGACCTGCCGGCGACGGAGACCGGGCGCGACGTCCAGGCCAAGCTCATTTCGGCAGGCCTCGAGGTCGAGACCGTCGAGCAGCTCGGCGCGGGTCTCAAGGGCCCCCTCGTCGTCGGCCAGGTACTGACCATCGAGGAGCTGGAGGGCTTCAAGAAGCCCATCCGCTTCTGCACCGTCGACGTCGGCCAGGCCAATGGCACGGGTGAGCCGCAGGAGATCGTCTGTGGCGCCCGCAACTTCGCCGTCGGCGACAAGGTCGTCGTGGTCCTCCCGGGCGCCGTGCTGCCCGGCGACTTCGCGATCGCCGCGCGCAAGACGTACGGCAAGACCTCGCACGGCATGATCTGCTCCGGCGAGGAGCTGGGCATGGGCGACGACGGTTCGCACGGCATCATCGTGCTGCCGCCCGAGCACGAGGTCGGAACCGACGCCATCGAGCTCCTTGAGCTCGTGGACGAGGTCCTCGACATCGCCGTCACCGCCAACCGCGGCGACTGCCTGTCGATGCGCGGCATCGCCCGCGAGATGGCCATCGCGTACGGGCTGCCGCTGCGCGACCCGGCGCTCCTGGACGTCCCCGCCCCGAACGCGTTCGGCTACCCCGTGCAGGTCTCCGAGCCGACCGGCTGCGACCGCTTCACGGCGCGCACCGTCACGGGCCTCTCCAACGAGGCGCGCTCCCCGATCTGGCTGCAGCGCAGGCTGCAGAAGGCCGGGATGCGCCCCATCTCGCTCGCCGTCGACGTCACGAACTACGTGATGCTGGAGGTCGGCCAGCCCCTGCACGCGTACGACCGCTCCCTCATCCAGGGCACGATCGGCGTGCGCCGGGCGGAGCAGGGCGAGAAGCTCACCACGCTCGACGGCGCGAAGCGTGTCCTCGACGCCGAGGACCTGGTGATCACCGACGACCGCGGTCCCATCGGTCTCGCGGGCGTGATGGGAGGCGCCAACACGGAGATCGCCGACCATGACGACGCCGAGCGTGCCACCAACGATGTCGTGATCGAGGCCGCGCACTTCGACCCGGTCTCCATCGCCCGCACCGCCCGCCGTCACAAGCTGGGTTCCGAGGCGTCCAAGCGCTTCGAGCGCGGCGTCGACCCCGAGGCCGCGTCCGCCGCCGCCCAGCGCACTGTCGACCTCCTGGTCCTCCTCGCGGGCGGCACCGCCGACGCGGGAGTCACCGAGGTCATCGCCCCGTCCGCGCCGCACACCATCACCACTCCGGCGAACCACCCGGACAAGGTGGCCGGTGTCGACTACGGGCGCGAGACCGTCGTACGCCGTCTCCAGCAGGTCGGCTGCGACGTCTACGGGCAGGACGAGCTGATCGTCACCGTGCCGTCCTGGCGGCCGGACCTCGCGGCGCCGAACGACCTCGCGGAGGAGGTCATCCGTCTCGAGGGCTACGAGAACCTGCCCTCCACGCTGCCCAGGCCCCCCGCGGGCCGCGGCCTGACCGAGCGCCAGCGGCTGCACCGCCGTGTCGGCCGCGCCCTGGCCGGGGCCGGTTATGTCGAGGCGCTGAGCTACCCGTTCGTCAGCGAGGGCGTCTTCGACCAGCTCGGCCTGGCGGCGGACGACCCGAACCGCCGGGTGGTCAAGCTGGTCAACCCGCTCTCCGACGAGGAGCCCGCCCTTCGTACGTCGCTGCTGCCGGGGCTGCTCGCTGCGCTGCGCCGCAACGACGGCCGGGGCTCGCACGACCTCGCGCTGTTCGAGACCGGCCTGGTCTTCCACCCGCGTGAGGAACAGCGTGTCGCCGTGCGGCTGCCCGTCGACCGCCGTCCCACCGACGAGGAGATCGCGGCGCTGACCGCCGTCCTTCCCGTCCAGCCCCGGCACGTGGGTGTGGTGCTCGCCGGTGCCCGTGAGCAGGCGGGCTGGTGGGGCAAGGGCCGCCCGGCCGACTGGGCCGACGCGGTCCAGGCCGCGCGGACCGTCGCCGGTGAGGCGGGCGTCGAACTGATCGTCCGCCAGGGCCAGTACGGACCCTGGCACCCGGGCCGCTGCGCCGAGCTCGCCGTGCTGATCGACGGGGAGGAGCAGATCGTCGGGCACGCGGGCGAGCTGCACCCGCGTGTGCTGAAGGCGCTGAACCTGCCCGCACGCACCAGCGCGATGGAGCTCAACCTCGACCGCCTGGAGCAGGCCGGCACCGGTGCCCTGCAGGCCCCGCGGATCTCCGGATTCCCGGTCGCCACGCAGGACGTCGCCCTGGTCGTCGACGAGTCGGTCCACCACGCGGACGTCGAGGCGGCGCTGCGCGAGGGCGCGGGCCAACTCCTCGAGTCCATCCGGCTGTTCGACGTCTACGAGAACAGCGAGCAGCTCGGCGAGGGCAAGAAGTCCCTGGCGTACGCGTTGCGGTTCCGTGCCGCCGACCGCACCCTGACCGTCGACGAGGCCTCCGAGGCTCGCGACGCGGCGGTGGCCCTCGCGGGCGAGCGGACCGGGGCGGTGTTGCGGAGCTAG
- a CDS encoding PP2C family protein-serine/threonine phosphatase, whose product MRRRGLRIGLGRAVRRADRKPLRRALSLGLPTVWGAMAITYKLACPLAQQNGFGARMATCAVFFAVGTGLILHVRKALLRELRQIREVAGAAQSVLLRPLPPRIDGLNVAAAQLSADRGASVGGDLYEVIATEHGVRVVMGDVRGHGIGAIGTVAAVLGSFREAVHDEPELGCVLRRLERALARHLRERARAEHPSSGLDPDSPVAEEFVTLLLLEIRRDGEVYALNCGHPWPYLLRSHVEPAGVRGHVVRLAFGEPLPPLGPFPLPAELPVVRCGQLLPGEGLFLHTDGVEDARDAQGRFFPLPAALTDAVQAQPVSPQSVLNSVFSQVLSHTGGMPTDDIALLVLRNDRKRLPAQLSHPVAHQVT is encoded by the coding sequence GTGCGGAGGCGTGGCCTCCGGATCGGTCTGGGCCGGGCGGTCCGGCGGGCCGACCGGAAGCCGCTGCGGCGGGCGCTGAGCCTGGGGCTGCCCACCGTCTGGGGCGCGATGGCGATCACGTACAAGCTGGCCTGTCCGCTCGCGCAGCAGAACGGGTTCGGTGCCCGGATGGCCACCTGTGCCGTCTTCTTCGCGGTCGGTACGGGGCTGATACTCCACGTCAGGAAGGCGCTGCTGCGGGAGCTCCGGCAGATCCGGGAGGTCGCGGGCGCCGCCCAGAGCGTGCTGCTGCGGCCGTTGCCCCCGCGGATCGACGGGCTGAACGTCGCCGCGGCACAGCTCTCCGCGGACCGCGGCGCGAGCGTCGGCGGTGATCTGTACGAGGTGATCGCCACCGAGCACGGTGTACGGGTCGTCATGGGCGACGTCCGTGGGCACGGTATCGGCGCCATCGGAACCGTCGCCGCCGTCCTCGGCAGCTTTCGTGAGGCCGTGCACGACGAGCCCGAACTCGGCTGTGTCCTGAGGAGACTTGAGCGGGCGCTGGCCCGGCATCTGCGTGAGCGGGCCCGTGCCGAGCACCCCTCGTCCGGCCTCGACCCCGACAGCCCGGTCGCCGAGGAGTTCGTCACCCTGCTGCTCCTGGAGATCCGCCGCGACGGCGAGGTGTATGCCCTGAACTGCGGTCATCCGTGGCCGTATCTGCTGCGCAGCCATGTCGAGCCGGCCGGTGTGCGCGGTCATGTGGTGCGGCTGGCGTTCGGTGAACCCCTGCCCCCGCTCGGGCCGTTCCCGCTCCCGGCCGAACTTCCCGTCGTGCGCTGCGGTCAACTGCTGCCGGGCGAGGGGCTCTTCCTGCACACCGACGGAGTCGAGGACGCGCGCGACGCACAGGGCCGCTTCTTCCCGTTGCCGGCCGCGCTCACCGACGCCGTCCAAGCCCAGCCGGTCTCGCCCCAGTCGGTCCTGAACTCGGTGTTCTCCCAGGTCCTGAGCCACACGGGCGGGATGCCGACGGACGACATAGCGCTGCTGGTACTACGCAACGACCGCAAACGGTTACCCGCGCAGCTGTCCCACCCGGTGGCCCATCAAGTGACGTGA
- a CDS encoding transcriptional regulator: MQPNTLLDAILDEAGISHAGLAAHVNQAGRARGLALRYEHTAVARWLKGQRPRGQVPDLICEVLAGRLHRPVTLDDIGLGVPGEPSTPHGTTLSGFVERATALWRSDEQQRPHILGAPAVTGTPAVMPVWEWENPPEDVDVSRGGRHQVSMADIEMLRAARAHYEQMYRKAGGIATRTRIVGFLNSETAPLLRGSYTDATGRQLHRATGGLVAIAGICAYDSDAHGLAQRYFHQALRLAKASGDRGLGAYVIALLVNQSLFMREHRQAVAFAEAALRAAGRQITPALASDLYAMQAKAYAHLGDGSSALSCIRRAEQAADRIRRGYEPDETGYVQPGLVNVQVAEALLSLGDLMAADEHAVAAVDNPAHDRGRVHRLAVLSQIELRQGNADKAVATALQMAEQARGMESQRLRDRLRAVREHLVASGCAGTSEAAELIDGALRVPL; encoded by the coding sequence ATGCAGCCCAACACTCTGCTCGACGCGATTCTCGACGAGGCCGGCATCTCCCATGCGGGGCTCGCCGCTCACGTCAATCAGGCGGGGCGAGCGCGCGGTCTTGCGCTCAGGTACGAACACACCGCCGTGGCGCGGTGGTTGAAGGGGCAGCGCCCGCGCGGCCAGGTGCCCGACCTGATCTGTGAAGTGCTCGCCGGGAGACTCCACCGGCCCGTCACGCTCGACGACATCGGTCTCGGCGTACCCGGTGAACCGTCGACCCCGCACGGCACCACGCTCTCCGGTTTCGTCGAGCGGGCCACCGCGCTGTGGCGCTCCGACGAACAGCAGCGCCCGCACATCCTCGGCGCGCCGGCCGTCACCGGCACACCCGCCGTGATGCCCGTGTGGGAGTGGGAGAACCCGCCCGAGGACGTGGACGTCTCACGCGGCGGACGCCACCAGGTGAGCATGGCCGACATCGAGATGCTCCGCGCGGCCCGCGCCCACTACGAGCAGATGTACCGCAAGGCGGGCGGCATCGCGACCCGCACCCGAATCGTCGGCTTCCTCAACTCCGAGACGGCGCCGCTGCTGCGCGGCAGCTACACCGACGCCACCGGACGCCAACTCCACCGCGCGACCGGCGGATTGGTGGCCATCGCGGGTATCTGCGCCTACGACTCCGACGCGCACGGACTCGCCCAGCGCTACTTCCACCAGGCACTGCGCCTGGCAAAGGCCAGCGGGGACAGGGGACTTGGCGCGTACGTCATAGCCCTCCTGGTCAACCAGTCGCTGTTCATGCGTGAGCACCGGCAGGCCGTCGCCTTCGCCGAGGCCGCGCTGCGCGCCGCCGGGCGGCAGATCACTCCGGCGCTCGCCTCCGACCTCTACGCGATGCAGGCCAAGGCGTACGCGCACCTCGGCGACGGCAGCAGCGCACTGTCGTGCATCCGGCGTGCCGAGCAGGCCGCCGACCGCATCCGGCGCGGTTACGAGCCCGACGAGACCGGCTATGTCCAACCGGGCCTGGTCAACGTGCAGGTGGCGGAGGCACTGCTCAGCCTCGGCGACCTGATGGCGGCGGACGAGCACGCCGTGGCCGCCGTCGACAATCCGGCCCACGACCGAGGACGGGTGCACCGGCTCGCCGTGCTCAGCCAGATCGAACTGCGCCAGGGCAACGCCGACAAGGCGGTCGCCACCGCACTTCAAATGGCCGAACAGGCACGGGGGATGGAGTCCCAGCGGCTGCGTGACAGACTTCGCGCGGTACGCGAACACCTGGTGGCCAGCGGGTGCGCGGGCACCTCCGAGGCTGCCGAACTCATCGACGGCGCACTGCGCGTACCGCTGTAG
- a CDS encoding NUDIX hydrolase — MQWTKQNEQTVYANRWFTVNLADVELPDGRHLDHFLIRLRPVAVATVVNAANEVLLLWRHRFITDSWGWELAAGVVEDGEDIAVAAARELEEETGWRPGPLRHLMSVEPSNGLTDARHHIFWADEGAYIGHPVDDFESDRREWVPLKLVPDMVARGEVPAANMAAALLLLHHLRLGQDALP, encoded by the coding sequence GTGCAGTGGACGAAACAGAACGAACAAACTGTGTACGCAAATCGCTGGTTCACCGTCAATCTCGCAGATGTGGAGCTGCCGGACGGCCGGCACCTGGATCACTTCCTGATACGGCTGCGGCCCGTGGCCGTGGCCACCGTGGTGAACGCGGCCAACGAGGTGCTGCTCCTGTGGCGGCACCGCTTCATCACCGACAGCTGGGGATGGGAGCTCGCGGCGGGCGTCGTCGAGGACGGCGAGGACATCGCCGTCGCGGCGGCCCGCGAACTGGAGGAGGAGACCGGCTGGCGACCAGGACCCCTGCGCCATCTGATGAGCGTCGAGCCCTCCAACGGGCTCACCGACGCCCGGCACCACATCTTCTGGGCCGATGAAGGCGCGTACATCGGACACCCCGTGGACGACTTCGAGTCCGACCGTCGGGAATGGGTTCCCCTCAAGCTCGTCCCCGACATGGTCGCCCGCGGCGAGGTCCCGGCCGCCAACATGGCTGCCGCACTGCTCCTTCTGCACCATCTCAGGCTCGGGCAGGACGCGTTGCCCTGA
- a CDS encoding 3-hydroxybutyryl-CoA dehydrogenase gives MTDIERVGVVGCGQMGAGIAEVCARAGLDVKVAETTGEALEFGRTRLFNSLSKAAERGKISEEERDATLARLSFTTDLGEFADRDLVIEAVVENEQVKTEIFQVLDQVVTRQDAILASNTSSIPLVRLAVATSRPDQVIGIHFFNPAPVQKLVELIPALTTSEGTLSRAQALVEKILGKHAIRAQDRSGFVVNALLIPYLLSAIRMFESGIASREDIDNGMELGCAHPMGPLKLSDLIGLDTVASVAYSMYEEYKEPLYAAPPLLQRMVDAGRLGRKSGSGFYTYA, from the coding sequence GTGACCGACATCGAACGCGTCGGAGTGGTGGGCTGCGGACAGATGGGAGCGGGCATTGCCGAGGTGTGCGCCCGCGCCGGTCTCGACGTCAAGGTGGCCGAGACCACCGGCGAAGCCCTGGAGTTCGGCCGTACCCGGCTCTTCAACTCCCTCTCCAAGGCGGCCGAGCGCGGGAAGATCTCCGAGGAGGAGCGGGACGCGACGCTGGCGCGGCTCAGCTTCACCACGGACCTCGGTGAGTTCGCGGACCGCGACCTGGTGATCGAGGCCGTCGTCGAGAACGAGCAGGTGAAGACGGAGATCTTCCAGGTCCTCGACCAGGTGGTGACCCGGCAGGACGCGATCCTCGCCTCCAACACCTCCTCGATCCCGCTGGTCAGGCTGGCCGTCGCCACCTCCCGTCCCGACCAGGTCATCGGCATCCACTTCTTCAACCCGGCCCCGGTGCAGAAGCTCGTCGAGCTGATCCCGGCGCTCACCACGTCCGAGGGCACCCTCAGCCGGGCGCAGGCGCTCGTCGAGAAGATCCTCGGCAAGCACGCGATCCGCGCCCAGGACCGCTCGGGCTTCGTGGTCAACGCGCTGCTGATCCCCTATCTCCTGTCCGCGATCCGGATGTTCGAGTCGGGCATCGCGAGCCGCGAGGACATCGACAACGGCATGGAGCTGGGCTGCGCCCACCCGATGGGCCCGCTCAAGCTGTCCGACCTGATCGGCCTCGACACGGTGGCCTCGGTCGCGTATTCGATGTACGAGGAGTACAAGGAGCCGCTGTACGCCGCTCCCCCGCTGCTCCAGCGCATGGTGGACGCGGGCCGCCTCGGCCGGAAGTCGGGCTCGGGCTTCTACACCTACGCCTGA
- a CDS encoding glycoside hydrolase family 10 protein encodes MGRLSRRAFALAAAATLSGFATAGDAAADTNRPRAAGEMRGMWLATVSNRDWPSRTGLTAAQQRTELLAHLDTAVRRRFNAVMLQVRPTADALWPSSYEPWSQYLTGVQGRNPGWDPLGTAVTEAHARGLELHAWFNPYRIANHTDPTRLVANHPAREHPGWVVPYGGKLYYNPGLPQVRAFVQDAMLDALRKYAIDAVHWDDYFYPYPVAGQVFDDDAAYAAYGAGFPDRAAWRRDNIDRLVLETAARIKQIRPAARFGISPFGVWRNAATDPLGSPTQAGVETYDDLHADTRKWVREHWIDYICPQLYWNIGLAAADYAKLVPWWAKTAEGTGVGLYVGEALYKAGDSAQPAAWQDPAELSRHLTLAARYPEVKGHVFFAAKEVGADRIGAMARVVADHY; translated from the coding sequence ATGGGGCGACTGTCACGTCGCGCGTTCGCATTGGCCGCGGCGGCGACGCTGTCGGGATTCGCGACCGCGGGAGACGCCGCGGCCGACACGAACAGGCCTCGTGCGGCGGGGGAGATGCGCGGGATGTGGCTGGCGACGGTCTCCAACCGCGACTGGCCCTCGCGCACCGGGCTGACCGCGGCACAGCAGCGCACTGAACTCCTCGCCCATCTCGACACGGCCGTACGCCGCCGTTTCAACGCCGTGATGTTGCAGGTGCGCCCCACGGCCGACGCGCTGTGGCCGTCGTCGTACGAGCCGTGGTCCCAGTACCTCACCGGAGTCCAGGGCAGGAACCCCGGCTGGGATCCGCTGGGCACGGCGGTCACGGAGGCGCACGCGCGCGGCCTGGAACTGCACGCCTGGTTCAACCCGTACCGGATCGCCAACCACACCGACCCGACGAGGCTCGTGGCGAACCACCCGGCCCGCGAGCATCCCGGCTGGGTCGTCCCGTACGGCGGGAAGCTCTACTACAACCCCGGACTGCCGCAGGTCCGCGCCTTCGTCCAGGACGCGATGCTCGACGCGCTGCGCAAGTACGCGATCGATGCCGTGCACTGGGACGACTACTTCTACCCGTATCCGGTCGCCGGGCAGGTCTTCGACGACGACGCGGCGTACGCGGCGTACGGCGCGGGCTTCCCCGACCGGGCGGCCTGGCGGCGCGACAACATCGACCGGCTGGTCCTTGAGACGGCTGCCCGCATCAAGCAGATCCGGCCGGCGGCGCGCTTCGGGATCAGCCCCTTCGGGGTGTGGCGCAACGCCGCGACCGATCCGCTCGGTTCGCCGACTCAGGCGGGCGTGGAGACGTACGACGATCTGCACGCGGACACCAGGAAGTGGGTCCGGGAGCACTGGATCGACTACATCTGCCCGCAGTTGTACTGGAACATCGGCCTCGCCGCCGCCGACTACGCGAAGCTGGTGCCCTGGTGGGCGAAGACGGCCGAGGGCACTGGCGTGGGGCTGTACGTGGGGGAGGCGCTGTACAAGGCCGGTGATTCGGCGCAGCCCGCAGCCTGGCAGGATCCGGCGGAGCTGTCCCGGCATCTCACGCTGGCCGCGCGGTATCCGGAGGTGAAGGGGCACGTCTTCTTCGCCGCCAAGGAGGTCGGGGCGGACCGGATCGGTGCGATGGCCCGGGTGGTTGCTGATCACTACTGA
- a CDS encoding SMI1/KNR4 family protein codes for MRQAWGRVTRWLERNAPKNAAALCGPATPKTIVDAEARLGVSFPQEMWTWLLTNNGVRMADGEDSRFAAPGSSFLPSGWHLLSVEQIVNVHEWRTGIAAMEPSQHPDRETLAWRHDWVPFAVETDWLYGRFIDTSTGMLGKWSDGDLTRFETHASLAEYFHSLADDMRQRATAQDGRLVWGTRTRRPAEPSR; via the coding sequence GTGCGGCAGGCATGGGGCCGTGTCACGCGATGGCTTGAGCGGAACGCTCCGAAGAACGCGGCGGCTCTGTGCGGACCCGCGACACCGAAGACGATCGTCGATGCCGAAGCACGTCTCGGCGTGAGCTTCCCGCAGGAAATGTGGACGTGGCTGCTGACGAACAACGGCGTGCGTATGGCCGACGGGGAAGACAGTAGATTCGCCGCCCCTGGCAGCAGCTTCCTGCCCTCTGGGTGGCACTTGCTGTCCGTGGAGCAGATCGTGAACGTCCATGAATGGCGTACGGGAATAGCGGCAATGGAGCCGTCACAACATCCGGATCGCGAAACCCTGGCATGGCGCCACGACTGGGTCCCCTTCGCGGTGGAGACGGACTGGCTCTACGGCCGGTTCATCGACACCAGCACAGGCATGCTGGGGAAGTGGAGCGACGGGGACCTGACCCGATTCGAGACGCACGCTTCACTGGCGGAGTACTTTCACTCCCTCGCCGACGACATGCGACAGCGCGCGACGGCCCAGGACGGCCGCCTCGTCTGGGGAACCCGCACAAGACGGCCGGCGGAACCCTCGCGCTGA
- a CDS encoding DUF1918 domain-containing protein, producing the protein MHAVEGDQLVQHGRVVGQQDKISEIVEVLGTEGTPPYRVRFQDGHEAVCSPGPDSEIRHKDAAH; encoded by the coding sequence ATGCATGCAGTCGAGGGCGACCAGCTGGTGCAGCACGGCAGGGTCGTCGGGCAGCAGGACAAGATCTCAGAGATCGTCGAAGTACTGGGTACGGAGGGCACTCCCCCGTACCGCGTCCGCTTCCAGGACGGGCACGAGGCAGTGTGCTCACCGGGCCCGGACTCCGAAATCCGCCACAAGGACGCAGCTCACTGA